The Candidatus Rubidus massiliensis DNA segment TTTCAATTAGGGGTAATTCCCTTAAATCTTCTCCATTATATTCTAGTAAATCATAGGCCATTAATATGACGGGATTTTGTTCAATGATTTGGGACGTAGTTTTTTTTCTACCGAGCCTTTTTTGTAATACTCCAAAAGGTAAGGGGGCGTTATCTAAAAAAGGGAGAATTTCCCCATCAATCACAACATTTTCTTGGATATCACGCATAGCATCGATAATTTCAGGGAATTGAGAGGAAATCATATCAATACCGCGAGACCATATAACTGTCTTATTGTTGCGATGGATTGTTTGAGATCGTATGCCATCCCATTTCCATTCTGCCAGCCATTGATTTGTTGTGCCAAGTTCATCTAGATTTAGTTCTAAAGGGCTAGCTAAATAAAAAGGATAAGGGGTAAAGTTATTGCTCCTATCGATAGAAGATGAGTCTTTGAGATGTTCAAAAAAAGCATGGCTTGGGACCCAATCACCCATCAATTTTTGGTTTAAGGCAATTCTCGATGTTTGAAACGCTGCTTGCAATGCTCTTAATGTCATTAAAAAAGAAACGCCGACACGAAAGCCTCCAGTTAATATTTTATTGATGAGGAATTTCTCTGTAGAGTCTAATTCTTGCCACCATGAAATCACACTCATCCTTTGCCGTTCTATATCCCATTCTTTTAAAGGGAGGATGCGCGTTTCCATCCACTCATTTAAAGACAAACTTACTGTTTCTTGCCTGGTTTTAGGTACAAGTAAAGCAATTGTTTCGGCTGTGTCTCCCACATTTGCGTAACACTCTTCATATAACCAATCAGGACAATTAGCCGCTTCCTTACACCAAAGTTTTAAAAATTTAGTACTTATCAAACGTTTTAAACGCTTTCCACTTAAGAAAAATAAGGCCCAGGCTGCATCTTCGGAAGGAGTAGAAGAAAAATATTCCTTCATCACTTGTATTTTCTCAAGAGTTGATGAAGTTTGATCTAAATGACGAAATAGCTCTGTAAATTTTTTCATTCCTCATCCTCATTTATTTCGCCCAAAGTCATCCCTAAAGGTTCGGAATCTAATTGCAAATTTTCTTGGATATATCTAGAAGCAATATCAACAAATCCATGGGTTGTCAAAATGTTAGTGGCTTTTGTTTCTTTGATAGTTTGCAATAAATCTTTCCAATCTACGTGATCTGATAACACAAAACCGCGATCGTAATTTGCCCATCGTTTTGCACCTCGGACAGCCATCCAGCCAGAAGTGGCTGCTGTTCGATAGGGGTAAAATTTTTTAATCCAAGGAGTGTTATTGGCAGAAGGGGGGGGCTAAAATTAGCTTACCTGCAAACGATCCTTTTTTAGGTAATTCGCTAACAGGAGAAGTGGGCGGCATAACAATACCTTTATCGCGATAAATTTGAACAAAAGGCACTATTGCTCCGTGAAGATAAATAGTATCTTTTGTTAATGCCTGTAACATGGCTAAAATTCTTTGTGCCTTACCCAATGCATAGCAAAAAACGACCGATGCGAATCCTCTTAGATTATTTTCTTGCCACCAATTATATAAATCTAAAATAACACTGTTTTCATCTTTCCAATCATAAATAGGTAAAGCAAATGTAGTTTCAGTAATTAAAGTATTACAAGGGACTATTTCAAAAGG contains these protein-coding regions:
- the ykoU gene encoding putative ATP-dependent DNA ligase YkoU, with the protein product MKKFTELFRHLDQTSSTLEKIQVMKEYFSSTPSEDAAWALFFLSGKRLKRLISTKFLKLWCKEAANCPDWLYEECYANVGDTAETIALLVPKTRQETVSLSLNEWMETRILPLKEWDIERQRMSVISWWQELDSTEKFLINKILTGGFRVGVSFLMTLRALQAAFQTSRIALNQKLMGDWVPSHAFFEHLKDSSSIDRSNNFTPYPFYLASPLELNLDELGTTNQWLAEWKWDGIRSQTIHRNNKTVIWSRGIDMISSQFPEIIDAMRDIQENVVIDGEILPFLDNAPLPFGVLQKRLGRKKTTSQIIEQNPVILMAYDLLEYNGEDLRELPLIERREFLEGLIDKLNHPLIKISPLINVNSWNELVLLKDNARDLKTEGIMLKRKSSPYGAGRQRGNWWKVKIAPMTLDLVLMYAQPGSGRRASLYTDYTFGAWNGEEIVPIAKAYSGLSQDEIKELDNWIRRHTVEKFGPVRQLEIFHVFEIAFEGIQASNRHKSGVALRFPRILRWRKDKVAKEADQLETIKKALQ
- a CDS encoding putative exonuclease, DNA ligase-associated → MAVRGAKRWANYDRGFVLSDHVDWKDLLQTIKETKATNILTTHGFVDIASRYIQENLQLDSEPLGMTLGEINEDEE